CGGGTTTCTTCAGGATGACAGCGTTCTGTTTGTTTTTGAGCAGGGCTACAAGTAAGAGTCAAACTTGGTTCGCTCCAGCTAATTCTTCTTGCCATTCCTGTTTTCCCTCCTCCAAGATAAAAGCTCTTTTGCATGTATTCCTTCTGTAAATCAATTGGAAGGTCTCGCCAATATCCCCCGGGAGGGACAAGATCTAATATTTCTTTTTTCCTTTGAGGGTATGAAGAGCCTTCTGAACTTGGGACATCAGTATCAAAAAGTTCTCCCTTTTTTAATGCATCTCTTAGTGTATATATTTTTTTATAGGGTTTTGGGTAATTAAAATCTATTTCAATGTCTTTTCTAATACCTACCAATATTAACCGTTCTCTTTTCTGAGGAACGTTATAAAATATGGCTTTTAATATTCTAGGATTTAATGGCTTATACCCAATCTCATCAAGTACAGATTTCATTCCTTCTAATGTATTTCCTCCATCGTGATTCAAAAGGCCGCGGACATTTTCTGCAACACAAAGAATTGGTTGCGTTTCGTCAACAACTCTAGCAAACTCATAGAATAAGGTGCCTCTAGCGTCCTCGAACCCTAATTTTTTTCCAGCATAACTGAATGCCTGACAAGGAAATCCACCAGTTACAACATCAACTTTTCCTCTGTAAGACTTGAAAGATACATTTTTAATATCGTCTTCAATTACATGCCAGTTTGGTCTATTGATTCGTAATGTCTCTGCTGCCCAATGATCAACTTCATTTAGTGCAGCACAATTCAGTCCAGCTTTTTCTAAACCCAAAGCTAAACCGCCTGCTCCAGCAAATAACTCTAAAACTGAGTATTGATTATCAGGTTCTTTTTTATTCCCATTTTCATGGTTATTAAATAGGAAGTCTAGTTCATCAAATATTTTTAACTGTTCTTTTTTGTAGACTCTATAGTTGCTCATTGGCTCTCTTACAGCAACTAATTTTCCATTATTATCCCATCTTCTAAGAGTTTCTTTGCTTTTACCAAGCAAGTCTGCAACTTCCGAAATAGTATAGTAATCTTTCATAACCATGTGTAATGTTTAATAACGTGGTTATAATATGTATTAAATATGTAAAGCTCAATACAGGAAATGTCAATTAAGTATCAAGAAGAACCTATTAAAGTTCCTAGATTTGAAGAATCAAGTGGGTTTTATACAACTGAAGATAGAAGCAGGCTTATGTCAAAAATAAAACGAAAGAACACTAAGCCTGAAATTATTCTCCGGAAGTCTCTTTATGAGCTTGGGTTTAGGTATCGTATTGATTTCAAAGGCTTACCTGGGAGACCAGATATCTCTAACAAATCCAAAAAAATTGCAATTTTTATCGATGGCGAGTTCTGGCATGGATATAATTGGGAAGAAAAGAAAAAGTCAATCAAGTCAAATAGAGAATTTTGGATTCCAAAGATTGAAAGAAATATGCAGAGAGATAGGGAAAACAATAGACAACTAAAAGAAATGGATTATCATGTTCTTCGTTTTTGGGAACATGAAATAAAGAAACACTTAGACATTTGTGTAGAGGAAGTTTTTCAGTATTTGAGATCAGGTTAAATCTAGTTTTTTCTTTCCAACCTCATCACCATACACTCATCCTCACCAAAAGTGCGGTATTCCACAAACTTGAAGCCAAGGCGTTTATAGAACCTTATTGCATCTGTATTGGTAATTAAAGGATCGATGATAATTGCGGTTACCTTAGGGTTAGAGAAGCAATGATCGAATGCAAGGTTCATCATTTGAGCGCCATAACCTTTTCCCAAATCATCGGCTTCGCCTATCCAGATATCTATAGCACGAAGGTCCTGCTCTACTTCTCCCCAGTAATGAGTTTCTTCATTTGCAGGATCAATGATTTGAACCATTCCAATAGGGTGATCTCCCAACATGGCTATGAATAATTCTACATAGGGAGAATCTTTGGCTATTTCTTCTTCCCACTCCCATTCATCATCCTCTCCGGAAGCAGCAATTACATGAGGTTGTTCATCCCAATGTTGCAATATGGGAATGTCTTCAAGAGTAGCCGGGCGTAAAGTGATATCAGTCATCAATTACAGTGCGGTTTTCCATGTCATATTTATCACCTGATCGGAGGAAGTAGAAAAGCTCACTGCTAGGAGGAAGAGTCTTCTGAGAGCTTCCTTCTCTTGACCAGAAAGTCCCATCAAAAATGATGACGTAGCTATCACCAATTACTTCGAATTGGTTACCCTGAACTACTGCAGCTGTTCCTTCATCTACACTAATTCCCAATAACTCAGGGCGGTTTTTAAGAATATCAAACATATCGAAATGACGGTTTCGGGCAATTACATGTTGGTCAATAGCGATATTCTTTACAAAGCCAAATCCTTCTTCATGATCTCCCATCATAATCTGGTTGGTTCTGGTATCTCCTCTTGCTAAATAAGAGCCCTGAATAGTAGCACCTGCAGAAGACCCTCCGATTACTCCACCTCGTTCAAGAACTTCCCAAAAAGCTGCTTCCGTTTTAGTACCAGCGTAGGCATCAACAAGCCTCCATTGGCGGCCACCTCCAAAAAATACACCTGCCGCTGTTTTAAGAGGCTCAATGAAAGCGTCTGTATCAGCTTCTTTCGGGTCACGAGTATGTAATACGATAACATTAGTTG
This genomic window from Balneola sp. contains:
- a CDS encoding very short patch repair endonuclease, coding for MSIKYQEEPIKVPRFEESSGFYTTEDRSRLMSKIKRKNTKPEIILRKSLYELGFRYRIDFKGLPGRPDISNKSKKIAIFIDGEFWHGYNWEEKKKSIKSNREFWIPKIERNMQRDRENNRQLKEMDYHVLRFWEHEIKKHLDICVEEVFQYLRSG
- a CDS encoding N-acetyltransferase, with protein sequence MTDITLRPATLEDIPILQHWDEQPHVIAASGEDDEWEWEEEIAKDSPYVELFIAMLGDHPIGMVQIIDPANEETHYWGEVEQDLRAIDIWIGEADDLGKGYGAQMMNLAFDHCFSNPKVTAIIIDPLITNTDAIRFYKRLGFKFVEYRTFGEDECMVMRLERKN
- a CDS encoding peptidase S51, translated to MHFMKSFYLFCILFLLLSIPVDAQKAVTTGPENGSLVIVGGGRMPDSVIEKFMELAGGLDAPIVVIPTASGSDNITQNSGGAQALRNFGATNVIVLHTRDPKEADTDAFIEPLKTAAGVFFGGGRQWRLVDAYAGTKTEAAFWEVLERGGVIGGSSAGATIQGSYLARGDTRTNQIMMGDHEEGFGFVKNIAIDQHVIARNRHFDMFDILKNRPELLGISVDEGTAAVVQGNQFEVIGDSYVIIFDGTFWSREGSSQKTLPPSSELFYFLRSGDKYDMENRTVIDD
- the dcm gene encoding DNA (cytosine-5-)-methyltransferase, whose protein sequence is MVMKDYYTISEVADLLGKSKETLRRWDNNGKLVAVREPMSNYRVYKKEQLKIFDELDFLFNNHENGNKKEPDNQYSVLELFAGAGGLALGLEKAGLNCAALNEVDHWAAETLRINRPNWHVIEDDIKNVSFKSYRGKVDVVTGGFPCQAFSYAGKKLGFEDARGTLFYEFARVVDETQPILCVAENVRGLLNHDGGNTLEGMKSVLDEIGYKPLNPRILKAIFYNVPQKRERLILVGIRKDIEIDFNYPKPYKKIYTLRDALKKGELFDTDVPSSEGSSYPQRKKEILDLVPPGGYWRDLPIDLQKEYMQKSFYLGGGKTGMARRISWSEPSLTLTCSPAQKQTERCHPEETRPFTVREYARIQTFPDNWKFAGSVTNQYKQIGNAVPVNLGRELGYSIIEFLNRTYETYRFSEQVFNSRQATLSL